The following are from one region of the Melaminivora suipulveris genome:
- the hemC gene encoding hydroxymethylbilane synthase, with protein sequence MTSDAAAKPLSLTIATRESQLALWQAEHVQALLAARGHGVQLLGMTTRGDQILDRSLSKVGGKGLFVKELEVALEEGRADIAVHSLKDVPMELPEGFALGCVMEREDPRDAFVSPRWASLEDVPQGGVIGTSSLRRQVLLAALRPDLRIEPLRGNVNTRLRKLDEGQYDAIVLAAAGLKRLGLHERIRAIFTPEQMLPAAGQGALGIEVRAGRADLIEALAPLAHQRTWLTVTAERAVSRAMGGSCSMPLAAHGQWQADGTLHLRAAWGELQAGAPLVNAEGSAQVATLAEADALGLAVAQRLQSAGARGAH encoded by the coding sequence ATGACTTCCGACGCCGCCGCCAAACCCCTGTCCCTCACCATCGCCACGCGCGAGAGCCAGCTGGCGCTGTGGCAGGCCGAGCACGTGCAGGCCCTGTTGGCCGCGCGCGGGCACGGCGTTCAGCTTTTGGGCATGACCACGCGTGGCGACCAGATCCTGGACCGAAGCCTGTCCAAGGTCGGTGGCAAGGGCCTGTTCGTCAAGGAACTGGAGGTGGCGCTGGAGGAAGGCCGCGCCGACATCGCCGTGCACTCGCTCAAGGACGTTCCCATGGAGCTGCCCGAAGGCTTTGCGCTGGGCTGCGTGATGGAGCGCGAAGACCCGCGCGACGCCTTCGTCTCGCCACGCTGGGCGTCGCTGGAGGATGTCCCGCAGGGCGGCGTGATCGGCACCTCCAGCCTGCGCCGCCAGGTGCTGCTGGCGGCATTGCGCCCGGACCTGCGCATCGAGCCGCTGCGCGGCAACGTCAACACGCGGCTGCGCAAATTGGACGAAGGCCAGTACGACGCCATCGTGCTGGCGGCGGCAGGCCTCAAGCGCCTGGGTCTGCACGAGCGCATCCGCGCCATCTTCACCCCCGAGCAGATGCTGCCCGCCGCCGGCCAGGGGGCGCTGGGCATCGAGGTGCGCGCGGGCCGCGCCGACCTGATCGAGGCGCTGGCGCCGCTGGCGCACCAGCGCACCTGGCTTACCGTGACGGCCGAGCGCGCCGTGAGCCGCGCCATGGGCGGCAGCTGCTCCATGCCGCTGGCCGCGCACGGGCAGTGGCAGGCGGACGGCACGCTGCACCTGCGCGCCGCCTGGGGCGAGCTGCAGGCCGGCGCGCCGCTGGTGAACGCCGAAGGTTCGGCCCAGGTCGCCACGCTGGCCGAGGCCGACGCGCTGGGCCTGGCCGTGGCGCAGCGGCTGCAGAGCGCCGGTGCGCGCGGCGCGCACTGA
- the ppc gene encoding phosphoenolpyruvate carboxylase — MLACCAATTALRHTAARGIAPPRTVPRRPPAMNASDRNAPPAPAEPEGRPAAPRPARRADKDQPLAQDIRLLGRILGDVIREQEGQAAYDLVEQVRKLSVAFRRDADQEADRALKKLLKSLTADQTVSVIRAFTYFSHLANLAEDRHHIRRRAVHERAGSSQEGSVEVALARLRWAGIAPRAVAQALASAYVAPVLTAHPTEVQRKSILDAEREIAQLLALRDDIATRAQLYKAARDTLSPRELAANEAQLRARVAQLWQTRLLRYSRLTVADEIENALSYYESTFLTEIPKIYADLERELGAQHPVASFLRMGQWIGGDRDGNPNVSAATLSLALSRQAEVALRHYLTEVHLLGGELSLSSKLVEVSPEMQQLAERSPDASEHRQDEPYRRALTGIYARLAATLRNLTGTEAARHAVAPQNAYASAEEFLADLRTIDASLRSHRGALLSATRLAPLMRAVEVFGFHLATVDLRQSSDQHERVVAELLAVARIEADYPALAEAERRALLLRLLQDARPLRVVGADYSEHTSSELAIFETALAARQRYGEQAIRHYIISHTETVSDLLEVLLLQKEVGLMQGALGDAEARAQLIVVPLFETIQDLQSAADIMRELYALPGIAQLVRNSGALQDIMLGYSDSNKDGGIFTSNWELYRAEIALVALFDDMNEAARPAPAVALRMFHGRGGTVGRGGGPSYQAILAQPPGTVRGQIRLTEQGEVIASKYANPEIGRRNLETLVAATLEATLLQPTKPATEAFLAAAEELSQASMAAYRALVYETPGFTQYFFSATPIREIAELNIGSRPASRKPSQKIEDLRAIPWGFSWGQCRLTLPGWYGFGSAVEAFVKAPGEDARARLQLLQKMYRHWPFFHTLLSNMDMVLAKSDLALASRYSELVPDARLRRRVFSAIEAEWQRTGEALARITGERQRLAGNAALARSIRHRFPYIDPLNHLQVELIRRWRAGHADERVQTGIHICINGIAAGLRNTG; from the coding sequence ATGCTAGCATGCTGCGCTGCAACAACCGCGCTGCGGCACACTGCCGCACGGGGCATTGCACCGCCCCGCACGGTGCCCAGGAGACCACCCGCCATGAACGCTTCCGACCGCAACGCGCCGCCGGCCCCGGCCGAGCCCGAGGGCCGCCCCGCCGCGCCGCGCCCGGCGCGCCGCGCCGACAAGGACCAGCCTTTGGCGCAGGACATCCGCCTGCTCGGGCGCATCCTGGGCGACGTGATCCGCGAGCAGGAGGGCCAGGCCGCCTACGACCTGGTCGAGCAGGTGCGCAAGCTCTCCGTGGCCTTCCGGCGCGACGCGGACCAGGAGGCGGACCGGGCGCTGAAAAAGCTGCTCAAGTCGCTGACCGCCGATCAGACGGTGAGCGTGATCCGCGCCTTCACCTATTTCAGCCACCTGGCGAATCTGGCCGAGGACCGGCACCACATCCGCCGCCGCGCCGTGCACGAGCGCGCCGGCAGCAGCCAGGAGGGCAGCGTCGAGGTGGCGCTGGCGCGCCTGCGCTGGGCCGGCATCGCGCCGCGCGCCGTGGCGCAGGCGCTGGCCTCGGCCTACGTGGCGCCGGTGCTCACGGCGCACCCGACCGAGGTGCAGCGCAAAAGCATCCTGGACGCCGAGCGCGAGATCGCCCAGCTGCTGGCACTCCGTGACGACATCGCTACCCGCGCCCAGCTGTACAAGGCCGCGCGCGACACCCTGAGCCCGCGCGAACTGGCGGCCAACGAGGCGCAACTGCGCGCGCGCGTGGCGCAGTTGTGGCAGACGCGCCTCTTGCGCTACTCCAGGCTCACCGTGGCCGACGAGATCGAAAACGCGCTGTCGTACTACGAATCGACCTTTCTGACCGAAATCCCCAAGATCTACGCCGACCTGGAGCGCGAGCTGGGCGCGCAGCATCCGGTGGCCAGCTTTCTGCGCATGGGACAGTGGATAGGCGGCGACCGCGACGGCAACCCCAACGTCAGCGCCGCCACGCTGTCGCTGGCCCTGTCGCGCCAGGCCGAGGTGGCCCTGCGCCACTACCTGACCGAAGTGCACCTGCTGGGCGGCGAGCTGTCGCTGTCAAGCAAGCTGGTCGAGGTCTCGCCCGAGATGCAGCAACTGGCCGAACGCTCGCCCGACGCCAGCGAGCATCGCCAGGACGAGCCCTACCGCCGGGCGCTGACCGGCATCTATGCGCGCCTGGCAGCGACGCTCAGAAACCTGACCGGCACCGAGGCCGCGCGCCATGCCGTGGCGCCCCAGAACGCCTACGCCAGCGCCGAGGAGTTTCTGGCCGACCTGCGCACCATCGATGCCTCGCTGCGCTCGCACCGCGGCGCGCTGCTGAGTGCCACTCGGCTCGCGCCGTTGATGCGCGCCGTCGAGGTCTTCGGCTTCCATCTGGCCACCGTGGACCTGCGGCAAAGCTCGGACCAGCACGAGCGCGTGGTGGCCGAGCTGCTGGCCGTGGCGCGCATCGAGGCCGACTACCCCGCACTGGCCGAAGCCGAGCGCCGCGCCCTGCTGCTGCGTCTGCTGCAGGACGCGCGCCCGCTGCGCGTGGTGGGCGCCGACTACAGCGAGCACACCAGCAGCGAGCTGGCCATCTTCGAGACCGCGCTGGCCGCGCGCCAGCGCTATGGCGAGCAGGCCATACGCCACTACATCATCAGCCACACCGAGACGGTGAGCGACCTGCTGGAGGTGCTGCTGCTGCAAAAAGAAGTGGGGCTGATGCAGGGCGCGCTGGGTGATGCCGAAGCGCGTGCCCAGTTGATCGTCGTGCCGCTGTTCGAGACCATCCAGGACCTGCAAAGCGCCGCCGACATCATGCGCGAGTTGTACGCCCTGCCCGGCATCGCGCAGCTGGTGCGCAACAGCGGCGCGCTGCAGGACATCATGCTGGGCTACAGCGACAGCAACAAGGACGGCGGCATCTTCACCAGCAACTGGGAGCTGTACCGCGCCGAGATCGCGCTGGTGGCCCTGTTCGACGACATGAACGAGGCCGCGCGGCCCGCGCCGGCCGTGGCGCTGCGCATGTTCCACGGCCGCGGCGGTACTGTGGGGCGCGGCGGCGGGCCCAGCTACCAGGCCATCCTGGCGCAGCCGCCGGGGACGGTGCGCGGACAGATCCGCCTGACCGAGCAGGGCGAGGTCATCGCCTCCAAATACGCCAACCCGGAGATCGGCCGGCGCAACCTGGAGACGCTGGTCGCAGCGACGCTGGAGGCAACTCTGTTGCAGCCCACCAAGCCCGCCACCGAGGCTTTTCTGGCCGCTGCCGAGGAGCTGTCGCAGGCCAGCATGGCGGCCTACCGTGCGCTGGTCTATGAGACGCCCGGCTTCACGCAGTATTTCTTCAGCGCCACGCCGATTCGCGAGATCGCCGAGCTCAACATCGGCTCGCGCCCGGCGTCGCGCAAGCCCAGCCAGAAGATCGAGGATCTGCGCGCCATTCCCTGGGGCTTCAGCTGGGGCCAGTGCCGCCTGACGCTGCCCGGCTGGTACGGCTTCGGCTCGGCGGTGGAGGCGTTCGTCAAGGCTCCCGGCGAGGACGCCAGGGCGCGTCTGCAGCTGCTGCAGAAGATGTACCGCCACTGGCCGTTCTTTCACACGCTGCTGTCCAACATGGACATGGTGCTGGCCAAGAGCGATCTGGCGCTGGCCTCGCGCTACAGCGAGCTGGTGCCGGACGCGCGCCTGCGCCGGCGCGTGTTCTCGGCGATCGAGGCCGAGTGGCAGCGCACCGGCGAGGCCCTGGCGCGCATCACCGGCGAGCGCCAGCGCCTGGCCGGCAACGCGGCGCTGGCGCGCTCCATCCGCCACCGTTTTCCCTACATCGACCCGCTGAACCACCTGCAGGTCGAGCTGATCCGGCGCTGGCGCGCAGGGCACGCCGACGAGCGCGTGCAGACCGGCATCCACATCTGCATCAACGGCATCGCCGCCGGCCTGCGCAACACCGGCTGA
- the yccS gene encoding YccS family putative transporter, translated as MEAFTAQWLQRLGAEIAWGYAARLALALAGVLALGVVSGHEAQMVPLLLGVFASALAEVDDSWRGRLKALAVTLACFGGVGFAVAHLASQPLAMLGALLACSFVFTLLGAIGGRYRAIAAATIILALYAAISEPAQGPAHLPAAVVAALLLAGAAWYGLLSVLWSAAAPLLPVRHALAGLYLTLGAHLRLKAGMFEPVRGVDLRARRLQLARSNARVVAALNTARDAIVARSVPGRAPRGALAELLRRYFIAQDIHERVSASHYPYADWTEVLFHSDVLYRCQRVLLLQGDACVELGQALRRRRAPQAAAPHGEALEDLHASLAWLGRQAQPEWRAPLRPLRTVARNLQRLSEQLDAATAAQVSPLRGDVSLLDQAPHSLGDAWARVRAQLHVRSALFRHAVRLSLALAAAWGAMQWTDPAHGYWIMMTTLIVCQPTYGATTARLAQRIGGTVLGLLLGWALMRLFPQPMVQALLAVGGGVVFFVLRTQRYVAATAAVTLMVLMLFNHGTGAGFALIVPRLLDTLVGAAIAATALLLVLPDWQGRRLGAAAADALAASAAYLRQIVPQYATGRSDDLAYRIARRRAHDTDAALTVTLSNMLREPPWVRRHARAGQDLLASTHTLLGYLSALGAHRDPRAGAAPDAAPDELAAEAAQAFAGRIEAVAQALRSHVPPPGPEGGEGAAAGVWAQQLQAASDPALLHAQLAQIGHQLEPLRAAAAQLVRAAPAPLHAAP; from the coding sequence ATGGAGGCTTTCACCGCCCAGTGGCTGCAGCGCCTGGGCGCCGAAATCGCCTGGGGCTACGCGGCCCGCCTGGCACTGGCGCTGGCCGGCGTGCTGGCGCTGGGCGTCGTGAGCGGACACGAAGCGCAGATGGTGCCGCTGCTGCTGGGCGTCTTCGCCAGCGCGCTGGCCGAGGTGGACGACAGCTGGCGCGGGCGATTGAAGGCGCTGGCGGTGACGCTGGCGTGCTTTGGCGGCGTGGGCTTTGCCGTGGCGCATCTGGCCAGCCAGCCGCTGGCCATGCTGGGGGCACTGCTGGCGTGCAGCTTTGTCTTCACGCTGCTGGGCGCCATTGGCGGGCGCTACCGCGCGATTGCGGCGGCGACCATCATCCTGGCGCTGTACGCGGCCATCAGCGAGCCCGCGCAAGGGCCGGCGCACCTGCCGGCCGCCGTGGTGGCGGCGCTGCTGCTGGCCGGCGCCGCCTGGTATGGCCTGCTGTCGGTGCTGTGGAGCGCGGCCGCGCCGCTGCTGCCGGTGCGCCATGCGCTGGCCGGGCTGTACCTGACGCTGGGCGCGCATCTGCGCCTGAAGGCTGGCATGTTCGAGCCGGTGCGCGGCGTGGACCTGCGAGCGCGGCGCCTGCAGCTGGCGCGCTCCAACGCGCGCGTGGTGGCCGCGCTCAACACCGCGCGCGACGCCATCGTGGCGCGCAGCGTGCCGGGTCGCGCGCCGCGCGGCGCGCTGGCCGAGCTGCTGCGACGCTACTTCATCGCCCAGGACATCCACGAGCGCGTCAGCGCCTCGCACTACCCGTACGCGGATTGGACCGAGGTGCTGTTCCACAGCGACGTGCTGTACCGCTGCCAGCGCGTGCTGCTGCTGCAGGGCGATGCCTGTGTGGAGCTGGGCCAGGCGCTGCGGCGGCGGCGCGCGCCGCAGGCGGCAGCGCCGCACGGCGAGGCGCTGGAGGATCTGCATGCGTCGCTCGCCTGGCTGGGCCGCCAAGCGCAGCCGGAATGGCGCGCGCCACTGCGGCCGTTGCGCACCGTGGCGCGCAACCTGCAGCGCCTGAGCGAGCAACTGGACGCGGCCACCGCCGCCCAGGTCAGCCCGCTGCGCGGCGACGTGAGCCTGCTGGACCAGGCGCCGCACTCGCTGGGCGACGCCTGGGCGCGCGTGCGCGCGCAGCTGCACGTGCGCTCGGCGCTGTTTCGCCACGCCGTGCGCCTGTCGCTGGCGCTGGCGGCGGCCTGGGGCGCCATGCAGTGGACCGACCCGGCGCACGGCTACTGGATCATGATGACCACGCTCATCGTCTGCCAGCCGACCTACGGCGCCACCACGGCCCGGCTGGCGCAGCGCATCGGCGGCACGGTGCTGGGGCTGCTGCTGGGCTGGGCGCTGATGCGCCTCTTTCCGCAGCCCATGGTGCAGGCGCTGCTGGCGGTGGGCGGGGGCGTGGTGTTCTTCGTGCTGCGCACGCAGCGCTACGTCGCCGCCACCGCGGCAGTCACGCTGATGGTGCTGATGCTGTTCAACCACGGTACCGGCGCCGGTTTTGCGCTCATCGTGCCGCGCCTGCTCGACACCCTGGTCGGCGCGGCGATCGCCGCCACTGCGCTGCTGCTGGTGCTGCCCGACTGGCAGGGCCGGCGCCTGGGCGCCGCCGCCGCCGACGCGCTGGCCGCCAGCGCCGCCTACCTGCGCCAGATCGTGCCGCAGTACGCGACCGGGCGCAGCGACGACCTGGCCTACCGCATCGCCCGCCGGCGCGCGCACGACACCGATGCCGCCCTCACCGTGACCCTGTCGAACATGCTGCGCGAGCCGCCCTGGGTGCGGCGCCACGCGCGCGCCGGGCAGGATTTGCTGGCCAGCACGCACACGCTGCTGGGCTATCTGTCGGCGCTGGGCGCGCACCGCGACCCGCGCGCCGGCGCGGCCCCCGATGCCGCGCCCGATGAACTCGCCGCCGAGGCCGCGCAGGCTTTTGCCGGCCGCATCGAGGCCGTGGCGCAGGCGCTGCGCAGCCATGTGCCGCCGCCAGGGCCGGAAGGCGGCGAGGGCGCCGCGGCCGGCGTCTGGGCGCAGCAGCTGCAGGCTGCCAGCGATCCAGCCCTGCTGCACGCGCAGCTGGCGCAGATCGGCCACCAACTGGAGCCGCTGCGCGCAGCCGCCGCGCAGCTGGTGCGCGCGGCGCCGGCGCCGCTGCATGCTGCGCCATGA
- a CDS encoding NADP-dependent malic enzyme, whose protein sequence is MTQQLSAAEAALREAALEYHRTPVRGKISVTPTKPLSNQRDLSLAYSPGVAYPCLDIQADPAKAFDYTSRGNLVGVITNGTAVLGLGDIGPLAGKPVMEGKGCLFKKFAGVDVFDIELDARDPDKIIEIVAALEPTLGGINLEDIKAPECFYIERELSRRMNIPVFHDDQHGTAIISSAALLNGLELVGKDIAAVKVAVSGAGAAAIACVDVMVGLGVRREHVFMVDSKGVIYQGRGGLDESKARYAQDTDARTLADVVHGADVFLGCSAPGVLTAEMVKTMAAKPIILALANPEPEIRPELAKAVRPDCIIATGRSDYPNQVNNVLCFPYIFRGALDCGATKITEEMKLACVRQIAALAKENVSEEVAAAYAGTELTFGPDYLIPTPFDSRLIMKIAPAVAQAAQDSGVASRPIEDMEAYREHLSRYVFQTGMLMRPVINAAKNLPHEEKRVAYADGEDERVLRAAQVAIDDHIARPILIGRPEVIAARIAKAGLRMQPGQDVEIVNPADDPRFRQYWETYHQLMKRSGATTEVAKAAVRRSNTIIGSLMVKLGDADALICGLAGTYETHLERIDSILGRAPGARQYAALNAVMTSTHGTLFITDTYVNEDPNAEQLAEIAWAAVQEVQRFGIPPKVAFLSNSSFGSSKRASARKMRAARDLFVQQHPEIECDGELHGDAALEPRIRNTYLQDSTLSGSANLLVCPNLDAANILYNVLKTTTSGGVTVGPILMGTAATAYILTPAATMRRVLNMTALAVASAAARRAG, encoded by the coding sequence ATGACCCAGCAACTGTCCGCCGCCGAAGCCGCGCTGCGTGAAGCAGCGCTCGAATACCACCGCACGCCCGTGCGCGGCAAGATCTCCGTCACGCCGACCAAGCCGCTGTCCAACCAGCGCGATCTGTCGCTGGCCTACTCGCCCGGCGTGGCCTATCCCTGCCTGGACATCCAGGCCGATCCAGCCAAGGCCTTCGACTACACCTCGCGCGGCAACCTGGTCGGCGTCATCACCAACGGCACGGCCGTGCTGGGCCTGGGCGACATCGGCCCGCTGGCCGGCAAGCCGGTCATGGAGGGCAAGGGCTGCCTGTTCAAGAAGTTCGCCGGCGTCGACGTGTTCGACATCGAACTGGACGCGCGCGACCCGGACAAGATCATCGAGATCGTCGCCGCGCTGGAACCCACTTTAGGCGGCATCAACCTGGAAGACATCAAGGCGCCCGAGTGCTTCTACATCGAGCGCGAACTGTCCAGGCGCATGAACATCCCCGTGTTCCACGACGACCAGCACGGCACGGCCATCATCTCCAGCGCCGCGCTGCTCAACGGCCTGGAGCTGGTCGGCAAGGACATCGCTGCCGTCAAGGTCGCCGTCTCCGGCGCTGGCGCCGCGGCCATCGCCTGCGTGGACGTGATGGTCGGCCTGGGCGTCAGGCGCGAGCACGTCTTCATGGTGGACTCCAAGGGCGTCATCTACCAGGGCCGGGGCGGGCTGGACGAATCCAAGGCGCGCTACGCGCAGGACACCGATGCGCGCACCCTGGCCGACGTGGTGCACGGCGCCGACGTGTTCCTGGGCTGCTCGGCGCCGGGCGTGCTGACGGCCGAGATGGTCAAGACCATGGCCGCCAAGCCCATCATCCTGGCGCTGGCCAACCCCGAGCCGGAGATCCGCCCCGAGCTGGCCAAGGCCGTGCGCCCGGACTGCATCATCGCCACCGGCCGCTCGGACTACCCGAATCAGGTCAACAACGTCCTGTGCTTCCCCTACATCTTCCGCGGCGCGCTGGACTGCGGCGCGACCAAGATCACCGAGGAGATGAAGCTGGCCTGCGTGCGCCAGATCGCCGCCCTGGCCAAGGAAAACGTCAGCGAGGAAGTCGCGGCAGCGTACGCCGGCACCGAGCTGACCTTCGGCCCCGACTACCTGATCCCCACGCCGTTTGATTCGCGCCTGATCATGAAGATCGCGCCGGCCGTGGCGCAGGCGGCGCAGGACTCGGGCGTCGCCTCGCGCCCCATCGAAGACATGGAGGCCTACAGGGAGCACCTGTCGCGCTATGTCTTCCAGACCGGCATGCTGATGCGCCCGGTCATCAACGCCGCCAAGAACCTGCCGCACGAGGAAAAGCGCGTGGCCTACGCCGACGGCGAGGACGAGCGCGTGCTGCGCGCCGCGCAGGTGGCGATTGACGACCACATCGCCCGGCCCATCCTGATCGGCCGCCCGGAAGTGATCGCCGCGCGCATCGCCAAGGCCGGCCTGCGCATGCAGCCGGGCCAGGACGTGGAGATCGTCAACCCGGCCGACGACCCGCGCTTTCGCCAGTACTGGGAGACCTACCACCAGCTCATGAAGCGAAGCGGCGCCACCACGGAAGTCGCCAAGGCCGCCGTGCGCCGCTCCAACACCATCATCGGCTCGCTGATGGTCAAGCTGGGCGACGCCGACGCGCTGATCTGCGGCCTGGCCGGCACCTACGAGACGCACCTGGAGCGCATCGACTCCATCCTGGGCCGGGCGCCCGGCGCGCGCCAATATGCCGCGCTGAACGCCGTCATGACCAGCACGCACGGCACGCTGTTCATCACCGACACCTACGTCAACGAGGACCCCAACGCCGAGCAGCTGGCCGAGATCGCCTGGGCGGCGGTGCAGGAGGTGCAGCGCTTCGGCATTCCGCCGAAGGTGGCGTTTTTGTCCAACTCCAGCTTCGGCTCGTCCAAGCGCGCCTCGGCGCGCAAGATGCGCGCGGCGCGCGACCTGTTCGTGCAGCAGCACCCGGAGATCGAGTGCGACGGCGAGCTGCACGGCGACGCCGCGCTGGAGCCGCGCATCAGGAACACCTACCTGCAGGACTCGACTTTGAGCGGCTCGGCCAACCTGCTGGTGTGCCCGAACCTGGATGCCGCCAACATCCTCTACAACGTGCTCAAGACCACCACCAGCGGCGGCGTGACTGTGGGGCCGATCCTGATGGGCACGGCCGCCACGGCCTACATCCTGACGCCTGCGGCCACCATGCGCCGCGTGCTGAACATGACGGCCCTGGCGGTGGCCAGCGCGGCTGCGAGACGCGCCGGCTGA
- a CDS encoding nucleobase:cation symporter-2 family protein, whose protein sequence is MSTTVHPVDEKLPWGRAATLGLQHVLVMYAGAVAVPLIVGRALNLPPEQVAHLISADLFVCGLVTLIQAWGATQWFGIKLPVMMGVTFAAVAPMVSMAQTTGGEAGAGLIFGAVIGAGVVSLLLAPLMSGLLRYFPPVVTGTIIAVIGISLMRVGINWIFGNPVGPTAPSVPNPEHLKWLADAQSAAGAPGSSLPPVPKGFAIVPTIPNPKYADLTGIGISAIVLTTILLVARFGKGFIANISVLLGIIVGGIITAAMGLMSFQKVAKAQWVDVVLPFQIATPVFDPILILTMSLVMIVVMIESTGMFLALGDMTGKEITRADLTRGLRTDGLGTIIGGIFNTFPYTSFSQNVGLVAVTGVKSRWVCVAGGVILVVLGVLPKMAALIESLPTVVLGGAGLVMFGMVAATGIRILSNVDFQHNRNNAMIVAVSIGVGMIPLVAPNFRQWMPHAIHPLIESGILLSSIAAVALNVFFNGASRDNSAAVLAARQADAH, encoded by the coding sequence ATGTCCACGACCGTTCATCCGGTAGATGAAAAACTGCCCTGGGGCCGGGCGGCCACTCTGGGGCTGCAACACGTGCTGGTCATGTATGCCGGCGCGGTGGCGGTGCCGCTCATCGTCGGGCGCGCGCTGAACCTGCCGCCCGAGCAGGTGGCGCACCTGATCTCGGCCGACCTGTTCGTCTGCGGCCTGGTCACGCTGATCCAGGCCTGGGGCGCAACGCAGTGGTTCGGCATCAAGCTGCCGGTGATGATGGGCGTGACTTTCGCCGCCGTCGCGCCCATGGTGTCGATGGCGCAGACCACCGGCGGCGAGGCCGGCGCCGGGCTGATCTTCGGCGCGGTGATCGGCGCGGGCGTGGTCTCGCTGCTGCTTGCGCCATTGATGAGCGGGCTGCTGCGCTACTTTCCGCCGGTGGTGACGGGCACCATCATCGCGGTCATCGGCATCAGCCTGATGCGCGTGGGCATCAACTGGATCTTCGGCAACCCCGTGGGCCCCACGGCACCGTCCGTGCCCAACCCCGAGCACCTGAAATGGCTGGCCGACGCCCAGTCCGCGGCCGGCGCGCCCGGCTCGTCGCTGCCGCCGGTGCCCAAGGGCTTCGCCATCGTGCCGACGATTCCCAACCCCAAGTACGCCGACCTGACCGGCATAGGCATCTCGGCCATCGTGCTGACGACCATCTTGCTGGTGGCGCGCTTCGGCAAGGGCTTCATCGCCAACATCTCGGTGCTGCTGGGCATCATCGTCGGCGGCATCATCACCGCCGCCATGGGCCTGATGAGCTTTCAAAAGGTCGCCAAGGCGCAGTGGGTCGACGTGGTGCTGCCCTTCCAGATCGCCACGCCGGTGTTCGACCCGATCCTGATCCTGACCATGAGCCTGGTCATGATCGTGGTGATGATCGAGTCCACCGGCATGTTCCTGGCGCTGGGCGACATGACTGGCAAGGAGATCACGCGCGCCGACCTCACGCGCGGCCTGCGCACCGATGGCCTGGGCACCATCATTGGCGGCATCTTCAACACCTTCCCCTACACCAGCTTCTCGCAGAACGTGGGTCTGGTGGCAGTCACCGGCGTCAAGAGCCGCTGGGTCTGCGTGGCCGGCGGCGTGATCCTGGTGGTGCTGGGCGTGCTGCCCAAGATGGCGGCGCTGATCGAGTCGCTGCCCACGGTGGTCCTGGGCGGCGCCGGCCTGGTCATGTTCGGCATGGTCGCGGCCACCGGCATCCGCATCCTGTCCAACGTGGATTTCCAGCACAACCGCAACAACGCCATGATCGTCGCCGTGTCCATTGGCGTGGGCATGATCCCGCTGGTGGCGCCCAACTTCCGCCAGTGGATGCCGCACGCCATCCACCCGCTGATCGAGTCGGGCATCCTGCTGTCGTCGATCGCCGCCGTGGCTCTGAACGTGTTCTTCAACGGCGCCAGCCGCGACAACTCGGCGGCCGTGCTCGCCGCCCGCCAGGCGGACGCCCACTGA